One Dromiciops gliroides isolate mDroGli1 chromosome 3, mDroGli1.pri, whole genome shotgun sequence DNA segment encodes these proteins:
- the LOC122748018 gene encoding olfactory receptor 51D1, with protein sequence MVILNDTLIHPASFLLVGIPGIGSNIHFWMAFPLCFMYALATLGNLTIVLIIRADQTLHEPMYLFLAMLSTIDMVLSSVTMPKMASLFFTGSQEIEFNLCLTQMFLIHALSAMESAVLLAMAFDRFVAICYPLRHASVLTTPVVGKIGLAALARGFVFFFPLPFILKRLSYCRSNTVTHSFCLHQDIMKLSCTDTTVNVVYGLFIILSVMGVDSLFIGFSYILILQAVLGLSSRGAAFKAFNTCISHLCAVLVFYVPLIGLSVVHRLGGPTSLVHVVMANVYLLLPPVVNPIVYGAKTKQIRVRILHMFLVHTHTSQFWYGVQLWKPIPSLSPILSSHKITELRPNRDPGGLMEKLRPKEMM encoded by the exons ATGGTGATCTTAAATGATACACTCATCCACCCAGCATCCTTCCTTCTGGTGGGTATCCCTGGAATAGGATCCAATATTCACTTCTGGATGGCTTTCCCACTCTGCTTTATGTATGCCTTGGCCACTTTGGGCAACCTCACCATTGTCCTCATCATCCGTGCTGATCAGACCCTTCATGAGCCCATGTATCTCTTTCTGGCCATGCTTTCCACCATTGATATGGTACTTTCTTCTGTTACCATGCCCAAGATGGCCAGTCTCTTCTTCACAGGAAGCCAAGAGATAGaatttaacctttgtctgactCAGATGTTCCTTATCCATGCACTGTCAGCCATGGAATCAGCCGTACTTTTGGCCATGGCCTTTGATCGTTTTGTGGCTATCTGCTACCCTCTGCGCCATGCATCTGTGCTTACAACGCCTGTTGTGGGGAAAATTGGGCTAGCAGCACTCGCCCGtggttttgtcttctttttccccttaCCTTTCATCTTGAAGAGGCTGTCCTATTGCCGCAGTAATACTGTCACCCATTCCTTCTGCCTGCACCAGGACATCATGAAGCTGTCCTGCACAGATACCACAGTCAATGTCGTCTATGGACTCTTCATCATTCTCTCTGTCATGGGAGTTGACTCACTTTTCATTGGCTTCTCCTACATTCTAATTCTACAGGCTGTGCTGGGGCTGTCTTCCCGGGGAGCTGCCTTCAAGGCCTTCAACACAtgcatctcccatctctgtgcagTTCTGGTGTTCTATGTGCCCCTCATTGGCCTGTCTGTGGTACATCGACTGGGTGGTCCTACCTCACTGGTCCATGTGGTCATGGCCAATGTTTACCTTTTGCTTCCCCCTGTTGTCAACCCCATTGTCTATGgggccaaaacaaaacaaatcagggTTAGGATTCTCCACATGTT TCTTGTTCACACACATACGTcccagttttgg TATGGGGTCCAACTCTGGAAGCCAATTCCAAGCCTAAGCCCCATCTTGAGTTCTCATAAAATTACAGAACTTAGACCAAACAGGGATCCTGGAGGtttaatggagaaactgaggcccaaagagatgatGTGA
- the LOC122748019 gene encoding olfactory receptor 51E1: MLFPNGNDTRATYFILIGLPGIEAAQFWLAFPLCFLYLIAVLGNLTIIYIIKTERSLHEPMYLFLCMLSTIDILISTSSMPKMLAIFWFNATTIQFDACLIQMFAIHSLSGMESTVLLAMAFDRYVAICHPLRHAAVFTSPRIAKIGLASVIRGAVLMAPLPIFIKRLPFCHSNILSHSYCLHQDVMKLACADIRVNVIYGLIVIISAIGLDSVLISLSYLFILKTVLGLTREAQSKAFSTCVSHVCAVFIFFVPFIGLSMVHRFGKRTGSNLHIIMANVYLIVPPVLNPIVYGVKTKQIRQRIIQHFYSTSGTSHL, encoded by the coding sequence ATGTTATTTCCCAATGGTAATGACACAAGAGCCACCTACTttatcctaattggtctcccaggTATAGAGGCAGCTCAGTTTTGGCTGGCCTTTCCCCTGTGCTTTCTGTACCTCATTGCTGTGTTGGGCAACCTCACCATTATTTACATCATAAAAACAGAGCGGAGCCTACATGAGCCCATGTACCTTTTCCTATGCATGCTCTCTACAATTGATATCCTtatctctacttcctccatgcccaAGATGTTGGCTATCTTCTGGTTCAATGCCACCACCATCCAATTTGATGCTTGCTTAATACAGATGTTTGCTATCCATTCCCTTTCTGGCATGGAGTCCACTGTACTCCTGGCCATGGCCTTTGACCGCTATGTGGCTATTTGCCACCCTTTGCGCCATGCTGCTGTGTTCACTTCACCCCGTATTGCCAAGATTGGCTTGGCATCTGTGATTCGAGGGGCAGTCCTCATGGCCCCATTGCCCATTTTCATCAAGCGCCTCCCCTTTTGCCATTCTAATATCCTTTCCCATTCCTATTGTCTTCATCAGGATGTCATGAAGTTAGCATGTGCTGACATTCGTGTTAATGTGATCTATGGCCTCATTGTTATAATCTCTGCCATTGGTCTAGACTCAGTGCTCATATCCCTCTCATATTTATTCATCCTCAAAACTGTATTGGGTCTGACACGGGAGGCCCAGTCAAAGGCCTTCAGCACCTGTGTTTCCCATGTCTGTGCAGTCTTTATCTTCTTTGTTCCCTTCATTGGCCTGTCTATGGTGCACCGTTTTGGCAAGAGGACTGGCTCTAACTTACACATTATCATGGCCAATGTTTACCTGATAGTACCTCCTGTGCTAAACCCTATTGTCTATGGTGTGAAGACTAAGCAGATCCGCCAGCGAATTATACAACATTTTTACTCAACTTCTGGCACTTCACATTTATAG